From the genome of Planctomycetia bacterium:
CCCGACGGCCGGCAAGAACTAGTGTCATGTCACAACTATCGTCGGCAGGCCGAGAATCGGCCGAAGGCTCTTGCTCGGGACGAAGAGTATGCAGACTGTAAGTTTTTCATCATTCGCCGCTCCGTGAACTTCACGATTCCGCCCAAACACTTACGCCATGAGGTTTCGCCGAACGTCTATGTCAGTTCCAGGCTCGTACTCCGTGAAGAGGCCGAACGCTTCGGCCTGAGTAAACACCCTACCGACGATTGACGGCCGATTGTGTCCGCGCGGACACCGGGCCGCAGCAAGCCCGGCAGGATGGGCAATCAGATTGATGCCGTTGCACTCTAGAAAAGCTCCGTCATCGTAAGCCTGGAAAACTAGGGGACTGCCATTTCAGGTTGTGCTAATTTATCACAACCTATTTTGACAGATGGCAAAGCAATGGACTGAAAATCCATGCGCAAGCGCCCCGTCCGATTGAGCGATCGCTCTCGGGAAATCCCGTAACACGTCGAACGACGGGACCTCGCACCGACGAATCTCGGCCAATACTGAGTCCAGCAGGTGCTAGAGCGGTTCGCTACCGCCCTGGCTCAATCGCATCGGTGAATGGTGGGCTACTCCTTCCCATCGTCCACCGATGCGGCCTGCCCTATGGAGTATCCAATTGAGCAGCGAACCAAACAAGCCCCAGCCGCCGAGAATCCTCGGAAACATGACGGTCGCCGAATGGGCGGCGAAGAAGACGCCGAAGATCGAGTACCTCGTTAAGGGCGTCGTGCCGGCCGGACTTCATGGCATCATGTCCGCTCCCGAGAAGTCGCTGAAAACGCACCTATCGCTAGACCTAGTAGTCAGCATGGCGACGGCCACGCCGTTTCTCGATCGATTCAAGGTGCCTAAGCCAGTCAGGGCCGGCTATGTATCGAACGAGTCGGACGAGCCCAAAGTGAGAGAGGCTTTCGATCGCATCACCGCTCACCACGGCACGACGGTCCATGAGCTAAAGAATACGTTCCTCGACTTCAATCCGATATTCCTTCCGCGGAACATCTCCGAAGTTGAGTTGTTCATCACTGAGAACCGGTTGCAGTTTCTTGTGCTCGATCCGACTTCCAAGATCCTATGCGAGTCGTCCGAGAACTCAACCAATCAGATGGGCATGTATCACAACCTAGGCCCGATCTCCGACGTCGGGCAGAAGACCGGTTGCTCGATCATGCTCGTCAACCATAGCGTTAAGGTGCGGCACAAATCGAAAGGCCCATACTCCCCGCCCGAGCGCAGTGAAATTTCCGGTGCCGGGTTCGCCGGCTGGATGCGTTGGTGGATCTTGCTTCATCCGCGGCAACCGTTCAACGGCTTGACCGGCGAGCATCGACTCTGGATGCGTGCCGAAGGTAGCTCCGGGCACTCTCGCAGTTGGGCTATCGACGTTTCCGAAGGCCCGGCGATCGAAGGCGACGACGATGATGATGGAGTCGGCGCGGGCCGAACGCACTGGATGCCGACCAAGGTAGTCGACGAGAGCGAAGTGCATGCCTTCACCAAGCCTAGGACTACCCCGCTGAAGAAAGACAAGACCGCTGAACGCAGGGCGGAGATTACGCGAGTCCTTAGTGACTCGGCCGCAAAGACGCGTAACGCAATCTCTACCTCGCTGAACATGGGCGGTGGGCTTTGCAGTGAAGTCATTGAGGGGATGATCTCCGCCGGCTTGCTTGAAGAATGCCCAATACCAGGATCGAAAAAGAGCGGCGTCCGGCTCATGCCCAGTGCTGCGAATGAAACCAGACAATCGGACAAAGCCGCGTAATTGTCTGGTTTGTCGGGTTTGTCCGAGTCCTACATGCCTTAGCAAATCAGACAAATCGGACAATCGGACAAACACTCTATAGAGAGTGTTGTCCTGTCTGTCTGGTTTGAGGCGTTGACTCCATCCCATATTGAAGTCAGACAAGCCGCTGAATGGGTTGAAGGCCTGCCACGCTTGAAAAGGTGGCGACGGTCTCCCTGCTTCCGACCGAAGCGAGTGCGTCATGCAAGGTGACGACGACCCAACGAAAACCATTTTCGACATCAGCGGCAAATTTCGGACGACTTAGGACCTCGCAAAACGATTTCGTAGGCGAGTATCTGAGCATCGGGTGATGAATCTTCCCCGACGGTCAAGAGAGACGAAACTTGCAACTCAACGAAGGTAGACCCATGACGAATTTAGAACGTGTTCGCGCTCGGCGATTTTCGGTCCAAGAGGCAGCCGAGTTTGTCGGCGTGCAAAAGCAGACGATCTATCGTTGGCATCGGCTGGGAATCAACTCTCACCGCTTGACGCTGTTCAAGGTCGGATGCCGCACTTATGTCAGCGAGCAAGATTTGGAAAACTTCATGGCCCTGACGTCGGGCATGAAAGACGACACGCACGGACCTGCGACGATTGTCCGTGCGGAATCGCAAATGGAGAAGGCCGCAAAGCTCGCTGATGGAAAACTGGCAGCGGCCGGCTATTGATTGAGTGCAACGTGCTTCGGCACGACGCGATAGGCCAGGCGGCTAGCCCGGCGTCGTAAGCGGAAGTCGTGATGTATGCGGTCCCTCGGGACGTCGGCTATCACGGTGAAGGCTTTCGACGTCGGGTGATCCTCCGGCCAGGATGCAAG
Proteins encoded in this window:
- a CDS encoding AAA family ATPase, which translates into the protein MSSEPNKPQPPRILGNMTVAEWAAKKTPKIEYLVKGVVPAGLHGIMSAPEKSLKTHLSLDLVVSMATATPFLDRFKVPKPVRAGYVSNESDEPKVREAFDRITAHHGTTVHELKNTFLDFNPIFLPRNISEVELFITENRLQFLVLDPTSKILCESSENSTNQMGMYHNLGPISDVGQKTGCSIMLVNHSVKVRHKSKGPYSPPERSEISGAGFAGWMRWWILLHPRQPFNGLTGEHRLWMRAEGSSGHSRSWAIDVSEGPAIEGDDDDDGVGAGRTHWMPTKVVDESEVHAFTKPRTTPLKKDKTAERRAEITRVLSDSAAKTRNAISTSLNMGGGLCSEVIEGMISAGLLEECPIPGSKKSGVRLMPSAANETRQSDKAA
- a CDS encoding helix-turn-helix domain-containing protein → MTNLERVRARRFSVQEAAEFVGVQKQTIYRWHRLGINSHRLTLFKVGCRTYVSEQDLENFMALTSGMKDDTHGPATIVRAESQMEKAAKLADGKLAAAGY